In one window of Fimbriimonadaceae bacterium DNA:
- a CDS encoding PQQ-like beta-propeller repeat protein, whose translation MLVALSLSLALIQASPMVRNWTLPTGYGTSILGSRNGVCYYTTPRLVGAVREVDGKSLWEKRFPSLPAAHLGPNFIVLSQGDEKIASVIVLDLKSGAQLASRAMPAVDALTVDGDTIYALSGTTLHLLTPKLAPMTTLKLTEKASRMPGRLAVSGDILAAALYGEKWVALDTKSRKKLWELRDQYAGLYPMVLSKGLLLLHGQNDGVFDARTGRKVWGLGGADWAVLSGEVCLLKVNTDYVARDWKTGRDLWRVSGAPDYSGGNDEGSVSEDGKTFYAGGEHLTALSVTGQRLWTANLDRPDIAHQDRWIVSQGDRLLGYSPGKMIQIPTDPGEREQLAQRLVRDFELLDNRERDLLIPLAREAIKPLLIRYAQWAKEYEALEEKRDSDPRDRGQTLYGLLEGDSGRRLDKMLTKADTALLLNTIRQVESEWWRERVLVPLLMEHCDVDLAAPFFLEQIRKEKQPERGSSSLEAIAKSSHPDAVKFLIEALNDPKAPSAWRRAAFVHLAGTGGDAGVAAVRNAMPKPGPRPRWQTRVDPGATTRRSKPKEAKDSKGRTWVLFQSGALGNYSDYYMAEKIGSKYGEALFLGFYDGRTWDKEAPKEYRKIPMAKLVATEWIKMFPEDPEVRKDADADGLTDLVEARLGTDPKSLDTDKDGLRDDVDPCPNAAPRALGDREKIVAAAVAAQFFENDWGVPAVISVDHVEPFEMAGYPEPLLWAVGRREGSLGSMYGGGVNSIAFGPVIRDFDQEVAKDADWLEISADGKTAHTMISRYSGGLNGEGVEVVLRKVGDEWYVTDLITRYVS comes from the coding sequence ATGCTCGTCGCTTTGTCTTTGAGCCTGGCCCTGATCCAAGCGTCGCCGATGGTCCGCAACTGGACCTTGCCCACCGGTTACGGGACATCAATCCTCGGCAGTCGAAACGGGGTGTGCTACTACACCACGCCTCGCCTCGTGGGAGCCGTGCGCGAGGTCGATGGCAAATCGCTCTGGGAGAAGCGGTTTCCCTCCCTCCCGGCGGCCCACCTCGGGCCAAACTTCATCGTCCTCTCCCAAGGCGACGAGAAGATAGCGTCGGTGATCGTGCTGGACTTGAAGAGCGGAGCCCAGCTCGCCAGCCGCGCCATGCCGGCTGTGGATGCGCTCACCGTCGACGGCGACACGATCTACGCCTTGTCCGGCACGACATTGCACCTCCTAACCCCGAAACTCGCTCCCATGACGACGCTCAAGCTGACGGAGAAGGCGTCGCGAATGCCAGGGCGGTTGGCGGTGTCGGGCGACATCCTCGCGGCGGCGCTCTACGGCGAAAAATGGGTCGCCCTCGACACGAAGAGTCGCAAGAAGCTGTGGGAGCTCCGCGACCAATATGCCGGTCTTTATCCCATGGTCCTGTCGAAGGGACTCCTCCTTCTTCATGGTCAGAACGACGGGGTGTTCGATGCTCGAACGGGGCGCAAGGTCTGGGGTCTTGGCGGGGCCGACTGGGCCGTTTTATCTGGAGAGGTCTGCCTCCTCAAAGTGAATACGGACTATGTCGCACGGGACTGGAAGACGGGGCGCGACCTTTGGCGCGTGTCCGGCGCGCCCGACTACTCCGGTGGCAACGACGAGGGCTCGGTGAGCGAGGACGGAAAAACGTTCTATGCGGGTGGCGAGCACCTGACCGCCCTTTCCGTCACCGGCCAACGGCTGTGGACGGCCAACCTCGACCGCCCCGACATCGCTCATCAGGACCGCTGGATCGTGTCGCAAGGCGATCGGCTACTCGGATACTCCCCGGGCAAGATGATCCAAATTCCAACGGACCCCGGCGAACGGGAGCAGCTCGCCCAGCGATTGGTGCGGGACTTCGAACTCCTGGACAACCGCGAACGCGACCTCCTGATTCCTCTCGCCCGCGAAGCGATCAAGCCGCTGCTGATCCGCTATGCGCAATGGGCGAAGGAGTACGAGGCTTTGGAGGAGAAACGGGACTCCGATCCACGCGATCGGGGCCAAACCCTGTATGGGCTCTTGGAGGGCGATTCGGGCCGAAGGTTGGACAAGATGCTGACCAAGGCGGATACGGCTCTTCTTCTCAACACGATCAGGCAGGTCGAGTCCGAGTGGTGGCGAGAGCGAGTCCTCGTCCCGCTCCTGATGGAGCATTGCGACGTCGATCTCGCGGCACCTTTCTTCCTGGAGCAGATCAGGAAGGAGAAGCAGCCCGAGCGCGGCAGCTCGTCTCTCGAAGCGATCGCCAAGTCCAGCCATCCGGACGCGGTGAAGTTCCTCATCGAGGCCCTCAACGATCCCAAGGCCCCTTCCGCATGGCGAAGAGCCGCGTTTGTCCACCTCGCCGGCACGGGCGGAGACGCCGGGGTGGCGGCGGTTCGAAACGCGATGCCGAAGCCAGGGCCGCGGCCGAGGTGGCAGACTCGCGTCGATCCCGGCGCGACTACCCGCCGCTCCAAGCCGAAAGAAGCCAAGGACTCCAAGGGCCGGACGTGGGTGCTTTTCCAATCGGGCGCTCTCGGTAACTACTCGGATTACTACATGGCCGAGAAGATCGGTTCGAAGTACGGAGAAGCCCTTTTCCTCGGATTCTACGACGGCCGCACGTGGGACAAGGAAGCTCCCAAGGAGTACCGGAAGATCCCGATGGCGAAGCTGGTGGCCACCGAGTGGATCAAGATGTTTCCCGAAGACCCGGAAGTGCGAAAGGATGCCGATGCCGATGGGTTGACCGACCTCGTCGAAGCGCGCCTCGGCACCGACCCAAAATCACTGGACACGGACAAGGACGGCCTGCGGGACGACGTCGACCCCTGTCCGAACGCCGCTCCTCGAGCCCTTGGCGATCGGGAGAAGATCGTGGCTGCGGCGGTGGCCGCTCAGTTCTTCGAGAACGATTGGGGCGTCCCCGCGGTGATCTCGGTCGACCACGTCGAACCCTTCGAAATGGCCGGTTACCCGGAGCCCCTCCTGTGGGCCGTGGGGCGTCGGGAGGGGTCCCTCGGGTCGATGTATGGAGGCGGGGTGAACAGCATCGCCTTCGGTCCAGTCATCCGGGACTTCGACCAGGAGGTCGCGAAGGACGCGGACTGGCTGGAGATTTCCGCGGACGGCAAGACGGCCCATACGATGATCAGCCGCTATTCGGGCGGGCTCAATGGCGAGGGTGTCGAGGTCGTTCTCCGAAAGGTGGGAGACGAGTGGTACGTGACGGATTTGATCACGCGCTACGTGTCGTAA
- a CDS encoding MarR family transcriptional regulator yields MDHRSPSSFAALFDLVGELARLRLQAGERAFATLGLNHTEARLLSLLQGHGGEASQDVLSGMLTIDRSNAGRALKSLEGKGCVARRAGKEDARTRAVRITAKGRRTAAQIAKLRSKMAEGFFGDLPDDQAAVIVGLLQSAMGLGGGR; encoded by the coding sequence ATGGATCATCGATCACCGAGCAGCTTTGCCGCGCTCTTCGACCTCGTCGGCGAACTGGCGCGCCTGCGGCTTCAGGCCGGCGAGCGGGCTTTCGCGACGCTTGGGCTCAACCACACGGAGGCGCGGCTGCTGTCCTTGTTGCAGGGGCACGGCGGGGAGGCGAGTCAGGACGTGCTTTCGGGGATGCTGACGATCGATCGGAGCAATGCCGGGCGGGCGTTGAAGTCGCTCGAGGGCAAGGGTTGCGTGGCGCGTCGCGCTGGCAAGGAGGATGCTCGTACGCGCGCGGTGCGGATCACCGCGAAGGGGCGTCGCACGGCCGCCCAGATTGCGAAACTGCGCTCCAAGATGGCCGAGGGCTTCTTCGGCGACCTCCCCGACGACCAGGCGGCCGTGATCGTCGGCCTCCTCCAGAGCGCGATGGGGCTCGGAGGTGGGCGGTGA
- a CDS encoding MFS transporter, translating to MSRGSTRGALAGLSLSMLLCSMNTSIANAGLPALASALGASFAQVQWIVLAYLLAITALIVGAGRLGDVLGRRRLLLAGVSLFTLASVLCGLAPSLGALVAGRAAQGLGAALMMALTVAFVGDTVPQGRTGSAMGLLGTLSAVGTALGPSLGGLLLANLGWRALFLVNVPLGVVALALAWRHLPADPKPSDSGKGSFDVLGTALLAGVLSAYALALTTARGSFGLLNAVLLVVALAGAALFVRMQARVRSPLLEWGMLRDPVLGGSLTASGLVSTVMMSTLVVGPFYLARTLSLGDAMVGIVLTVGPLVAALAGVPAGRLTDRLGAQRVSGVGLAAMAGGALLLVVAPTALGVPGYAGPLALLTAGYALFQTANNTVVMVGIPPDRRGVVSAILSLSRNLGLITGASLMGAVFARASGAAEVTLAPAASVATGMRVTYAFAALLIVAAWAVLGRARAVSPQRVGGCPA from the coding sequence GTGAGTCGAGGTTCGACGCGGGGGGCGCTGGCGGGACTGTCGCTGTCGATGCTCTTGTGCTCGATGAACACGAGCATCGCCAACGCGGGGCTGCCCGCACTGGCGAGCGCGTTGGGGGCGTCGTTCGCTCAGGTCCAGTGGATCGTGCTTGCGTACCTTCTGGCGATCACGGCTCTGATCGTGGGCGCGGGGCGTCTTGGGGACGTGCTGGGGCGCCGACGGCTGTTGCTTGCGGGGGTCTCGCTGTTCACGCTCGCGTCGGTCCTTTGCGGACTGGCTCCCTCGCTGGGCGCCTTGGTCGCAGGCCGCGCGGCCCAGGGCCTCGGTGCGGCCCTGATGATGGCCCTCACGGTGGCGTTCGTCGGCGATACGGTGCCGCAGGGGCGCACGGGCAGCGCGATGGGACTGTTGGGCACCCTTTCTGCGGTCGGCACGGCGCTCGGCCCGTCCTTGGGCGGGTTGCTCCTCGCGAACTTGGGTTGGCGGGCCTTGTTTCTGGTGAACGTGCCGCTTGGGGTGGTGGCGCTCGCGCTTGCGTGGAGGCACCTTCCCGCCGATCCCAAGCCGTCGGATTCGGGCAAGGGGTCGTTCGACGTGTTGGGCACGGCGCTTCTGGCCGGCGTCTTATCCGCCTACGCGTTGGCTCTGACCACCGCCCGTGGGTCGTTTGGGCTGCTCAACGCCGTGCTGCTCGTGGTCGCCCTGGCTGGGGCGGCGCTGTTCGTACGGATGCAGGCGCGGGTGCGCTCGCCCCTGCTCGAGTGGGGCATGCTGCGCGACCCGGTGCTTGGCGGCAGTCTCACGGCGAGCGGGCTCGTGTCGACGGTGATGATGTCCACGCTGGTGGTCGGCCCGTTCTATCTGGCGCGCACCCTGTCGCTGGGCGACGCGATGGTGGGGATCGTGCTGACGGTCGGCCCTCTCGTCGCCGCGCTGGCAGGCGTGCCCGCGGGCCGTTTGACCGACCGTCTCGGCGCCCAGCGCGTGTCCGGGGTGGGGCTGGCGGCAATGGCCGGAGGGGCTCTCCTCCTGGTCGTCGCGCCCACCGCGCTGGGCGTTCCCGGCTACGCGGGCCCCCTCGCGCTGCTCACCGCCGGGTACGCCTTGTTCCAGACCGCCAACAACACCGTGGTGATGGTCGGCATCCCCCCGGACAGGCGCGGCGTGGTGTCGGCCATCCTGAGCCTGTCCCGAAACCTGGGCCTCATCACCGGTGCGTCCCTGATGGGCGCGGTGTTCGCCAGGGCGTCCGGCGCCGCCGAAGTGACCCTCGCCCCCGCAGCGTCCGTGGCCACCGGCATGCGCGTCACCTACGCGTTCGCCGCGTTGCTGATCGTCGCGGCGTGGGCCGTCCTGGGGAGGGCCCGCGCGGTTTCGCCGCAGCGTGTGGGTGGTTGCCCAGCGTAA
- a CDS encoding helix-turn-helix domain-containing protein: MSEPRWHLWEGGFLLVGRAQGVVPAHAHHAIQIVVALDGRVAIRGEDNRWRQGSGVIVQPNVIHSFDCSGAMGAMLFVDPESSEGRWLRQALDEEIAIVPEVRLASCIAELRATIERPFEGLEIGEAIRRCVHALSPGAPPSRKPDQRISTVLGTIRERDDLRLSLEEAAQLAFLSPSRFAHLFKEQIGLPYSRYMLWRKLTRAMVAIASERTISAAAHAADFADAAHMTRTFHQMVGMAPSILMRGKFAEIPSPFVESSDGDEQRGRSVATKQPPC, encoded by the coding sequence TTGAGCGAACCCCGCTGGCACCTTTGGGAGGGTGGATTCCTTCTCGTCGGTCGCGCCCAAGGCGTCGTACCCGCGCACGCGCACCACGCGATCCAGATCGTGGTCGCGCTCGATGGCAGGGTCGCGATCCGCGGCGAGGACAACCGTTGGCGCCAAGGAAGCGGAGTCATCGTGCAACCCAATGTGATCCACTCGTTCGATTGCAGCGGCGCGATGGGTGCGATGCTCTTCGTGGACCCAGAGTCGAGCGAAGGAAGGTGGCTGCGTCAAGCGCTGGATGAGGAGATTGCGATCGTGCCGGAGGTTCGTCTCGCCTCGTGCATCGCCGAGTTGCGCGCGACCATCGAACGGCCGTTCGAGGGTTTGGAGATCGGGGAGGCGATCCGGCGCTGCGTGCATGCCCTGAGCCCTGGCGCTCCCCCGTCGAGAAAGCCGGATCAGAGGATCTCCACCGTTCTCGGCACGATCCGCGAGCGTGACGATCTTCGCTTGTCCCTCGAGGAGGCCGCGCAGTTGGCCTTCCTATCCCCCAGCCGTTTCGCACACTTGTTCAAGGAGCAGATCGGGCTGCCGTACAGCCGCTACATGCTGTGGCGTAAGTTGACGCGGGCAATGGTGGCCATCGCGTCGGAGCGAACCATCTCGGCCGCCGCGCACGCCGCCGACTTCGCCGACGCGGCTCACATGACCCGGACTTTCCATCAGATGGTGGGCATGGCTCCCTCGATCTTGATGCGCGGCAAGTTCGCGGAGATTCCCTCTCCCTTTGTTGAGTCCAGCGACGGGGACGAACAGCGAGGGCGATCTGTTGCTACGAAGCAGCCCCCATGCTGA
- a CDS encoding NAD(P)-dependent alcohol dehydrogenase, giving the protein MSKFRVGDEVIVYTGARLGCHTALKAISQDGAVIVKPASLSFQEAAALASSGTTALAFLKRGGIRKGSKVLIVGASGAVGSAAVMLAKHLGAHVTAVCRSKNVEFVASLGADRVIDSTKADFRQSGETYDAILDTSGTLSYLRAKASLKDRGVLLLVSATLPDMVQAALAAFTSRHKVVAGPAPWTHDDLRDLAQVVESGAYRVPIDRTYPIEQMAEAHAYVDTGRKTGNVVISMGAAS; this is encoded by the coding sequence GTGTCCAAGTTCAGAGTCGGCGACGAGGTCATCGTCTACACGGGCGCGCGGCTGGGATGCCACACCGCACTCAAAGCCATCTCGCAAGACGGTGCCGTGATCGTCAAGCCCGCGAGTCTCTCCTTCCAAGAAGCCGCCGCCTTGGCATCGAGCGGCACGACGGCACTCGCCTTCCTCAAGCGGGGTGGCATCCGGAAGGGCAGCAAAGTCCTCATCGTTGGCGCGTCCGGAGCGGTCGGCTCGGCAGCAGTAATGCTGGCGAAGCACCTTGGAGCCCATGTAACCGCCGTGTGCAGGTCAAAGAACGTGGAGTTCGTGGCCTCCCTGGGCGCCGATCGGGTGATCGACTCCACGAAAGCGGACTTCAGGCAAAGCGGAGAGACCTACGACGCGATCCTCGACACGTCCGGAACGCTGTCCTATCTGCGGGCCAAAGCATCGTTGAAGGATCGTGGCGTCTTGCTCCTCGTATCGGCGACGTTGCCAGACATGGTCCAGGCTGCCCTTGCGGCGTTCACCAGCAGACACAAGGTGGTTGCCGGTCCCGCGCCATGGACCCATGACGACCTCCGTGATCTAGCGCAGGTTGTCGAGTCAGGCGCGTACCGAGTGCCCATCGATCGAACCTATCCGATTGAGCAAATGGCAGAGGCGCACGCGTACGTGGACACCGGCCGCAAGACCGGCAATGTCGTCATCAGCATGGGGGCTGCTTCGTAG
- a CDS encoding type II toxin-antitoxin system HicB family antitoxin — protein MKYTVILLQEPDGGFVARVPALPGCVSQGDTRDEALLNIREAAEAYVEDCLAAGETVPLEAEQATIELTASA, from the coding sequence ATGAAGTACACGGTGATCCTCCTCCAAGAGCCCGACGGCGGGTTTGTGGCGCGGGTGCCGGCCTTGCCGGGATGTGTGAGCCAAGGGGACACGCGAGACGAGGCGCTCCTCAACATCCGCGAGGCTGCCGAGGCCTACGTCGAGGATTGCCTTGCCGCCGGCGAGACCGTTCCGCTCGAGGCCGAGCAGGCGACCATCGAGTTGACGGCAAGCGCCTGA
- a CDS encoding DUF86 domain-containing protein: MSRERDDLLADIKEAAERAVRHVHGLSRERFLEDEKSVDAVIRCLQIVGEAAKRVSAADRAALPHLPWRAMTGLRDRLVHDYLGTDPEIVWDVVSIQLPALLASPPFPEIASDQDA, translated from the coding sequence GTGTCGCGTGAGCGGGACGACCTCCTCGCCGACATCAAGGAGGCGGCTGAACGGGCCGTCCGGCATGTGCACGGCCTTTCCAGGGAAAGGTTCCTGGAGGATGAGAAGAGCGTCGACGCGGTGATCCGGTGCCTACAGATCGTCGGCGAGGCCGCCAAGCGGGTGAGCGCAGCAGACCGGGCTGCGCTGCCACACCTGCCGTGGCGAGCCATGACCGGTCTCCGAGACCGCTTGGTCCACGACTACCTGGGCACGGATCCGGAGATCGTGTGGGACGTCGTCAGCATCCAACTGCCCGCCCTCCTCGCCTCCCCGCCGTTCCCAGAGATCGCCTCGGACCAGGATGCTTGA
- a CDS encoding nucleotidyltransferase family protein → MTPESVAEKLEPHRHEFQMRYGVEEIVLFGSVARGEATEESDVDLMVRFARPPTYEVFLDLADGLEAALGRPVDLVTATAVRTRLRSRIAKEGVRVA, encoded by the coding sequence ATGACCCCTGAGAGCGTTGCCGAAAAACTAGAGCCGCACCGCCACGAGTTCCAGATGCGGTACGGAGTCGAGGAGATCGTGCTCTTCGGGTCCGTCGCCAGGGGGGAGGCGACGGAGGAGAGCGACGTCGACCTGATGGTGCGTTTCGCGCGCCCACCGACGTACGAGGTGTTCTTGGACCTTGCCGACGGTCTGGAAGCCGCGCTCGGCAGGCCCGTGGACCTGGTGACCGCTACGGCTGTGCGGACGCGTCTGCGGTCGCGCATCGCCAAGGAGGGAGTCCGTGTCGCGTGA
- a CDS encoding nucleotidyltransferase domain-containing protein, whose amino-acid sequence MVSLDDATRQALEALCEKYAVRRLKIFGSAARADFDAERSDLDFLVEFGPPPVGMRLGVQFFGLHDELEGLFDRPVDLLEESAIENSRLRRSAQSGAVTLYAS is encoded by the coding sequence ATGGTAAGCCTCGATGATGCGACGCGGCAGGCTCTGGAGGCACTTTGCGAGAAGTATGCCGTGCGGCGGCTGAAGATCTTCGGATCTGCTGCGCGGGCGGACTTCGACGCCGAGCGAAGCGATTTGGACTTCCTAGTGGAGTTTGGGCCGCCCCCGGTGGGGATGCGCCTCGGCGTTCAGTTCTTTGGGCTGCACGATGAGCTCGAGGGCCTCTTCGACCGTCCCGTCGACCTTCTCGAAGAGAGCGCCATCGAGAACTCGAGGCTCCGGCGTAGCGCCCAGTCGGGTGCGGTGACGCTGTATGCATCGTGA
- a CDS encoding type II toxin-antitoxin system HicA family toxin, with the protein MHREAGKWLEDILREGGNALEFLEDKSEADYLEDEGLRAMVSGASLRKVLEKVGFEFQRQRGSHVVMRRADPPSRGRRLLCSSTRRSRSVLT; encoded by the coding sequence ATGCATCGTGAGGCGGGCAAGTGGCTCGAGGATATCCTCCGCGAGGGAGGCAACGCACTCGAGTTTCTCGAAGACAAGTCCGAGGCGGACTACCTGGAGGACGAGGGGCTTCGGGCGATGGTGAGCGGCGCATCCCTGCGCAAGGTCCTTGAGAAGGTCGGTTTTGAGTTCCAGCGGCAAAGGGGCAGCCACGTGGTAATGCGTCGCGCCGATCCACCGTCGCGTGGAAGGCGTCTGCTTTGCAGTTCAACCCGACGATCCAGGTCCGTTCTGACGTGA
- a CDS encoding winged helix-turn-helix domain-containing protein — MSILSPLKIFGTRRRTQVLLLIHLLEETHASEIAKLLGATLKTVQRIVSALEEEGVVSGRTVGRERRVRLDDRYFAGPELKQLLSALARRDNETAAAAESLRRRPRKRGKQI; from the coding sequence ATGAGCATTCTCTCGCCCCTCAAAATCTTCGGCACTCGGAGGCGTACCCAGGTGCTCCTCCTCATTCACCTCCTCGAGGAAACGCACGCCTCGGAGATCGCCAAGCTCCTTGGCGCAACCCTCAAGACGGTCCAACGCATCGTCTCAGCCCTGGAGGAGGAGGGAGTTGTAAGTGGGCGCACGGTTGGGCGCGAGCGCCGCGTGCGACTCGATGACCGCTACTTCGCGGGGCCGGAGCTCAAGCAACTCCTTTCGGCGCTCGCCCGCCGGGACAATGAAACCGCAGCAGCAGCCGAATCGCTTCGCCGGCGACCACGTAAGCGGGGCAAACAGATTTGA
- a CDS encoding CRTAC1 family protein, which yields MLAAALLIAAPGPVFLDRTQALGLAIGGDGACWADFDGDGWPDLCAGGTAWHNEKGVRFTKIADTGPSVAADFDNDGRVDLFSWSPPRLWRNAGSGFEPTPLPELPKTVSRGACWGDFNGDGFVDLYIGGYEDWDAGITYPDILLINRGGTSFEAAWTDATGRARGVTACDFDRNGTLDVYVSNYRLMPNRLWRGDGQGAFQDVAPARNAVATSEGFGGGHSIGACWADFDNDGEFDLFAGNFAHVDSRGDQPKSRFLRNLGAAGGYKFEDRGSCGVFYQESYASPAAGDVDNDGDLDLLFTTVYATASFGRKNYPVLYRNDGKFALTDATATAGLSFLGPTYQAAWADFDRDGDLDVVTDGKLFVNLGTPNQWIEVRLRGDGKSVNRAAIGAQVRIRLGEETLTRQVEAGTGEGNQNDLTLHFGLGAHQGPVDLEVLWPNQTVQTVRGARPGTIVEVRFAPKSLNRD from the coding sequence ATGCTCGCGGCTGCCCTCCTCATCGCGGCGCCGGGCCCCGTGTTCCTCGATCGCACCCAGGCCCTTGGACTCGCCATCGGAGGCGATGGGGCGTGCTGGGCCGACTTCGATGGCGATGGCTGGCCCGACCTGTGCGCCGGCGGCACCGCCTGGCACAACGAGAAGGGCGTGCGGTTCACCAAGATCGCCGACACCGGACCATCCGTCGCCGCGGACTTCGACAACGACGGCCGCGTCGACCTGTTCTCGTGGTCGCCGCCCCGCCTTTGGCGCAACGCCGGCTCCGGATTCGAACCCACACCGCTGCCCGAACTCCCCAAGACCGTGTCCCGCGGCGCGTGCTGGGGCGACTTCAATGGTGATGGGTTCGTCGACCTCTACATCGGCGGCTACGAGGACTGGGACGCCGGAATCACCTACCCCGACATCCTCCTCATCAACCGGGGCGGCACGTCCTTCGAAGCCGCCTGGACCGATGCGACCGGACGCGCCCGCGGCGTGACAGCGTGCGACTTCGACCGCAACGGGACCCTCGACGTCTACGTCTCCAACTACCGCCTGATGCCCAACCGCCTTTGGCGGGGCGACGGCCAAGGCGCGTTCCAAGACGTCGCGCCTGCGCGCAACGCCGTCGCAACCTCCGAGGGCTTTGGCGGAGGGCACTCGATCGGCGCGTGCTGGGCCGACTTCGACAACGACGGCGAGTTCGATCTGTTCGCCGGCAACTTCGCCCACGTGGACTCGCGCGGCGACCAGCCCAAGTCCCGCTTCCTGCGCAACCTCGGCGCCGCCGGCGGCTACAAGTTCGAGGATCGGGGCTCCTGCGGCGTGTTCTACCAAGAGTCCTACGCGAGCCCCGCCGCGGGGGACGTCGACAACGATGGCGACCTCGACCTGCTGTTCACCACCGTGTACGCCACGGCGAGCTTCGGGCGCAAGAACTACCCCGTGCTCTACCGCAACGACGGCAAGTTTGCCCTCACCGATGCCACCGCCACGGCGGGCCTCTCCTTCCTGGGACCCACCTACCAGGCCGCCTGGGCCGACTTCGATCGCGATGGCGACCTGGACGTAGTGACTGACGGCAAGCTGTTCGTGAACCTGGGCACGCCGAATCAGTGGATTGAGGTGCGGCTGCGCGGCGACGGCAAGAGCGTCAACCGAGCCGCCATCGGCGCCCAAGTGCGGATCCGTCTGGGAGAAGAAACGTTGACCCGCCAGGTCGAGGCCGGCACCGGAGAAGGCAACCAGAACGACCTCACCCTCCACTTCGGGCTGGGGGCGCACCAAGGCCCCGTGGACCTCGAGGTGCTTTGGCCGAACCAAACGGTGCAGACGGTTCGAGGCGCCCGGCCCGGAACCATCGTCGAGGTTCGGTTTGCGCCCAAGTCTCTCAACAGGGACTGA
- a CDS encoding NAD(P)-dependent glycerol-3-phosphate dehydrogenase yields the protein MTVTVLGAGSWGTALAILLARNGHPVRLAGRERDEVEAMRQARENLRYLPGFAFPDGLEVAWDGEPLPECGVWIVAVPSNAVREVMPFLTGAAPRAILVSKGLEPGSAKLAAEVAAEVRPDADVAVLSGPNLAVEVARKIPTVAVAAARSLESAREVALLFNCGTFRVYLSDDVRGVELAGALKNVLAIGAGISDGLGFGDNTKGALLARGLREMTRLGVAMGARVETFMGVAGVGDLFATAASSLSRNYRVGRSLGEGRSLADALEAIGQVAEGVPTSAAAVLLGRRHAVETPIFETIHLVIHGQLTPMQGVAKLMENIPKPEGFPTNG from the coding sequence ATGACGGTCACGGTTCTAGGCGCCGGCAGTTGGGGCACGGCGCTGGCGATCTTGCTGGCGCGCAACGGCCACCCCGTGCGGCTGGCGGGCCGCGAGCGCGACGAAGTCGAGGCGATGAGGCAGGCGCGCGAGAACCTGCGCTATTTGCCCGGGTTCGCGTTCCCCGACGGGTTGGAGGTCGCGTGGGACGGCGAGCCGTTGCCGGAATGCGGGGTGTGGATCGTAGCGGTTCCTTCGAATGCGGTGCGCGAGGTGATGCCGTTTTTGACGGGCGCGGCGCCGCGCGCGATTCTGGTGAGCAAGGGGTTGGAGCCGGGCTCGGCCAAGCTGGCGGCCGAGGTGGCCGCCGAGGTGCGTCCCGACGCGGACGTTGCGGTGCTGAGCGGTCCGAACCTGGCGGTGGAGGTCGCGCGCAAGATCCCCACGGTCGCGGTGGCGGCGGCGCGGAGCTTGGAGTCGGCGCGCGAGGTCGCGCTGCTGTTCAACTGCGGCACGTTCCGGGTGTATCTGAGCGACGACGTGCGCGGCGTGGAGCTGGCGGGCGCGCTGAAGAACGTGCTGGCGATCGGCGCGGGCATTTCGGACGGTCTGGGGTTCGGGGACAACACGAAGGGCGCCTTGCTCGCGCGTGGGCTGCGCGAGATGACGCGGCTGGGGGTGGCGATGGGTGCGCGCGTGGAGACGTTCATGGGGGTGGCGGGGGTCGGCGACCTGTTCGCCACCGCGGCCAGCAGCCTGTCGCGGAACTACCGGGTGGGTCGGTCGTTGGGCGAGGGGCGTTCGTTGGCCGACGCGCTCGAGGCGATCGGCCAGGTGGCCGAGGGCGTACCCACCAGCGCCGCGGCCGTGCTGTTGGGGCGCCGGCACGCGGTGGAGACTCCGATTTTCGAGACGATCCACCTTGTGATCCACGGGCAGTTGACCCCCATGCAGGGGGTGGCGAAACTGATGGAGAACATCCCCAAGCCCGAGGGCTTCCCAACAAACGGCTAG